Within Candidatus Methylomirabilota bacterium, the genomic segment CCCTCGTGGACCGCTATCGCATCGCGCGCTTCGACACGCTCGGTTTCGGCCGCTCCACCGTGCCCGACCCGAGCCACGCCTGGTCCCTCGACGCCCTCGCCGCCGACGTCCTGGCGGTGGCGCGCGCGGCCGGCCGCGAGCGCTTCCACTTCGTGGGCGAGTCGCTGGGGGGCACGGTGGGCCTGCTGCTCGCGAGCCGGCGGCCGGACGCGCTGCTGAGCGTGACCGCGTCGAACGCCTCGCATCGCGGCGGGTCGATCCGGCGCGCGCCCGAGTGGCGCGAGTTCATCCGCGCGCGCGGCATGGCCGCCTGGGCCGAGATGATGACGCCGCTGCGCCTGGATCGCGAGCGTGTCTCGCCGGCCAAGTGGCGCTGGTTCGAGCGCACCCAGGCCGAGTCCTCGTCCGATTGCGTGCTCGGCCTGGCCGACGTGCTGATGGGCACCGACCTCACGCCCGAGCTGGCTCGCATTCGCGTCCCGACACTCCTGCTGGCGCCGGGCCAGAGCCCGTTCGTGCCGCTGGCCGTCATGGAGGAGATGCACGCGGCGATCCCCGGCTCGGAGCTCCAGGTCTTCGCCGACGCCCGCCACGGCCTGCCGTGCTCGCACGGGGCGGCCTGCGGGCGGGCGCTGCGCGACTTCCACGACCGGCGCGTCGGGGCCGGCGCGTAGCCGCATGGCCGAGGCCGCCGGCGGCACCGAGGCCGTCGGCCCGCTGCTGTCCGCCCTGCTCGGGGCGCTGGATCGCGTCGAGTGGGTGCAGCGCGCTCTCTTCCCGCCGAGCGCGCCCGCGCTCGCGGAGCGGCTCACCCCGCACGCGGCCACGCTGGCCGGGCCGCTGCAGGCCCTGGAGGCCGCGGAGTGGCCGGAGGACCTGCGGCTCCTCCGCGAGCGGCTCGTGCTGGTCAGCCGGCAGGCGCTCGACCTGATCGACGCCTTCGCGAAAGCGGCCGAGACCGGCGAGCCGATCGAGCTGTACCGCGCCCTCCGCCGCTTCGCGCCGCTGCAGGAGGCGCTGTACCCGCTGAGCCCGGTGCTGGACCCGGTGAGCCGCTGGTTCCTCGAGCCGGCCCGGCGCGCCGACGATCTGCTGGTGGCCCGCCTGCGCGAGGCTGCGCTGCGCGAGGACGGCGCGCGCGTCGGGGTGCTGCACGCCCGCAACGATCGCGGCACTCGCGGCGGCTTCTCGCTCTACGTGCCGGAGACGTGGGAGGCGGCCGCCTCGCCGCCGCTGATCGTGGCGCTGCACGGCGGCAGCGGTCACGGCCGCGACTTCCTCTGGGCGTGGCTGCGCGAAGCCCGGACGCGCGGCGCGCTGCTGCTGTCGCCGACGGCCCAGGACCGCACGTGGTCCATCATGGGCGGCGAGGACGTCGACGCGGCGCGGCTGGCCATCGCGGTGGACGAGATCGCGACGACGTACCTGGTGGACCGCAGCCGCGTGCTGCTCACCGGCATGTCCGACGGGGCCACCTACGCGCTCATGGCCGGGCTCGCCGACGGCATGCCGTTCACCCACCTGGCGCCGGCGTGCGGGGCGCTGCACCCGATGCTGCTGGCCCGCGGCGGCATCGCGGCCGCGCGGGGGCGGCCGATCTACCTCGTCCACGGCGCGCTCGACTGGATGTTCCCGGTCCAGATCGCGCGGATGGGCCGCGACGCGCTGCAGGCGGCGGGGGCGCGCGTGGTCTACCGCGAGATCGAGGATCTCTCGCACACGTATCCGCGCGACGAGAACTCGCGGATCCTCGACTGGCTCCTCAGCCCCCCGCTTCCGGATTGAGCCACGGGCACAGCCATCGCTCGACCAGGCTGACCGCGGCGAAGAGCACGATGGCCATCAGCGACAGGATGATCATGGCGCTGAAGGCCAGCTCGGTCTTCCAGTACGACGTCGCGGAGAGGATCACGTAGCCCAGGCCCTTGTCGGAGCCCACGAACTCGCCCACCACCGCGCCGATCACCGACAAGGTGATCGCCACCTTGGCGCCCGCGAAGATGAAGGGCAGGGCCAGCGGCAGGCGCACCTTGAGAAACGTCTTGAAGCGGCTCGCGCGGTAGGAGCGGCTGAGATCCAGCAGCTCGGGCGGCGTGGCCGCCAGCCCGGTGGCGGTGTCCACGACCACCGGGAAGAAGGCGACCAGGAAGGCCACCACCATCTTGGGGAACTCGCCGAAGCCCAGGATCAGCAGCAGCACCGGCGCGATCGCGATCTTCGGCACCGATTGGGCCAGGATGATCAGCGGGTAGAGAGCCAGCCGCAGGGTCGGGGAGTAGACGATCAGCACCGCCAGCGGGACCCCCACCGCCATCGAGAGCGCGAAGCCGCCGAGCGTCTCGTAGAGCGTCACCCACGTGTGCTCGATGAAGCGGTAGCGCCAGTCCCAGCCCTCGCCCAGGATCGCCGACGGCGCGGGCATGATGAAGCGCGGCACGCGGAAGGCGCGCGTGGCCACTTCCCAGGCGACCACCGCGGCGATCAGGGTGGCCGCGGGCACCAGGGTCTCGCCGGCCAGCCGACGCAGCGTGCTCACGTGCGCTCCTTCCGGCGCGAGAAGATGAGGCCGCGCACCTCCTCGCTGTGGGCCTTGAAGCGCGGGTCGAACTCCAGGTCCATGGTGCGCGGCCGCGGCAGGTCCACCGTGATGACGCGCGCGATGCGCCCGGGGCGCGACGACATCACCACCACGCGGTCGGCCAGGAGGATCGCCTCCGGGATGGAGTGCGTCACGAACAGGATGGTCTTGCGCCGCTCTTCCCAGATGCGCAGCAGCTCGAGGCTCATCTCCTCGCGGGTCATCGCGTCCAGCGCCCCGAACGGCTCGTCCATCAGCAGCAGGCTCGGATCGGGCAGGAGCGCGCGGCAGATGGCCACGCGCTGCTGCATGCCGCCGGACAGCTCCCGCGGGTACTTGGTCTCGAACCCGGCCAGGCCGGTGAGCTCCAGCAGGTCGCCCGCCGGCTTGCGGTACTGGCGCGGCTCCAGCCCGAGCATCTCGATGGAGAACAGCACGTTGTCCATGACGGTGCGCCAGGGCAGCAGCACCGGCTGCTGGAAGACGAAGCCCACGTCGGGAAAGGGCTCCTCGACCGGCTGGTCCCGCACGTGGATCCGGCCGAGTGTCGGCGGCACCAGCCCGGCGACCAGCTTGAGCAGCGTGCTCTTGCCGCAGCCGCTCGGGCCCACGAGCGTGACGAACTCGTTGGCGCCGACCGCCAGCGAGGTCTCGGCCAGCGCGTGGACGAGATCGCCCCGCCGCGTCCGGTACGTCTTCTCGACGCCCTCCAGCCGGATCACGCCGAGGGCGGATCGGCCGCGAAGCGGTTGATCGGCAGCGCGGTGGCGACGGCGCCGCGGCACGCCGCGGCCACGTAGGGAGCGAGGCGCTGGGCCAGCGCCCAGGCCTGCGCGCTCTGTCCGCGCTGTCGGTCGGCCGCCGCCTGCGCGCGCTGGCGGATCGCGGACTCGTCCACCGTGGTCACGCGGCCGGCGTCGACCACCACGCGGCCGTCCACCAGCACCGTGTCCACCGCCGCGCCGGTCTCCGCGTAGACCAGCGCCTTGACCGGATCGGCCAGCGGGCGCATGAACACGGAGTCGGCCCGCAGCAGCACCAGGTCGGCCTTCCGCCGCGGGGCGATCGCGCCGAGGTCCTCGGCCTGCCCCAGCACCCGGGCGGTGCCGGAGGTGGCCAGGCCCCAGACCGTGTCGGCGTCGAGCCAGCGCTCGGTCTGGTGCGGGAAGCGCACCGTGCTGATCACCGAGGCGATGCGGAGGGCCTCGAAGAGATTCTGGTTGTCCGCGCAGGTCGAGCCGTCGGTGCCGAGGCCGACCGTGACACCCCGGTCGAGCATCTCGCGCACCGGGGCGATGCCGGCGCCGAGCCGCAGGTTGGAGCCGGGGTTGTGGGCCACCGCCGCCCCGGCGTCGGCCAGCATCCGCACGTCGTCGTCGGTGAGCCAGATGGAATGCGCGCCCACGAAGCCCGGCCCGAGGAGGCCGTGGTCGGCCAGGCGGGCCACGATGCTCTTGCCCCACCGGCGATGGCTCTCGACCGTCTGCACCTTGGACTCCGCCAGGTGGGTGTGGATGGAGACGCCGTACTCCCGCACGAGGGCGGCGCAGCCGTCGAGAAACTCGTCGGTGGCCTGGTTCGGGATGGTGGGCGCCACGCCCATCCGCACGCGGCCGTCGGCGCCGCCGTGCCAGCGGCGGATGATACGCTCGGTGAGCTCCAGCAGGCCCTTGGTCGGCGCCGGCTTCATCTCCTCCACGGTCTTCCGCAGATCGGCCGGCAGCAGATCGGCCAGGCCCGGGACGGTCTGGTAGAACGTCACGTCGGCCACCGCCGGGGCCAGGACCACGCGCACGCCCACGTCGGTGTAGGCGCGCACGACCGCCTCGAAGGCCTCATCGGTGATCGCGGGCACCGCCATGTAGAGGTCGTACGCCGAGGTACAGCCGGTCTTGAGCATCTCGATCGCGCCGATGGCCGCTGAGAGGTATTCGTCCTCTGGCGTTCTGAATCCATAGTTTGCCGCCGAGTGCGTGAGCAGGTCCTCGAGCGTCCAGTTGCCGGCCCGCCCGCGCGAGAGATGGCTCGCCGCATGAGTGTGGGCGTTGCCCATCCCCGGCAGCACGATGGAGCCCGAGGCGTCGACGAGCTGGGCGCCGGCGGGGACGGCGAGTCCCGGCCCCACCGCCGCGATGCGGTCCCCCTCGATCAGCACGTCGGCGCGGCTCAGGGTGGCCGGCGTGCCGGCCAGGATCTGCCCTCCACGGATGAGCATGGCCATGGCGGCCTCCGTCCTCTGCGCCCTACTTCTTCTCGGGCAGCAGATCGTTGGTGTAGACCTCCTCGAGCGAGACCTTGCGCTTGAGCTCGAGGTACTGGGTGTAGAGGTCGCGGGTCTTCTCGAGCTGGGCGGGGTCGAACTGGCCGACCGCCATCTTGCCGCCGGTGACCTCGCTCGCGTACACGAAGCGCGCCCCGACCTGCGCGGCGCCGATGGCGCCGTCGCGGTCCACCTCGGGGTGGTGCTTGAGCACGTAGCCGACGCCCTCGTCCCAGTGCTTGTCGCGGAAGGCGTAGTCGGCGCCCTTGAAGGTGGCGCGCAGGAAGGCCTTCAGGCCGTCGGGGTCCTTGGCGATGGTGTCCTCGCGGGCCACCAGCGAGGTGGAGGCCACGTCGAAGCCCAGATCGGCCCACGCCGCGAGCACGCGGACGTCGGCGTTCTGCTGCTGGGCGACCTTGCGGATGCGCGCCTCGTGCACCACGAAGAACGGCACCGCGTCGGTGGCCCCGCGGATGAGCGCGGGCGGCATCGACGCGGCGTCCATCGTGACCCACGTCACCGAGTTGGGCTTGAGCCCGGACAGCTTCTCGAACACGGGCCACAGGATCTGGTGGCTGTTGCCGGGGGAGATCGCGAGCTTCTTGCCCTCGAGCTCCTTCGCGCTCTTGATCGGCGAATCGCCGCGCACGAAGATGCCGTGCGGCGGCCGCCGGTACCAGAGCGCGATGGCCTTGACCTTGACGTCGGTGTTGGCGCGCGCCGCCATGAGGGCCGAGATGTCGGCGATGCCGACCTCGCCCTGACCCGCCGCGATGCGCTTGACGGTATCGCCGGAGCCCTGGCCGCGGAGGATCTTCACGTCGAGACCCTCGTCTCGATAGAAGCCTTTCTCCAGCGCGGTGTAGTGCGGCACGTACTCGCCGGTGGGGACGAAGTCGAGGATCAGCGTGTACGGGCGCAGCGGCTTCGACTGGGCGCTGCCCGTCACCGGCGCCAGCAGCAGCGCGGCGGCGAGGGCGGCGGCGAGGGCGGCGACGAGGGACAAGGACAGGCGGGCGCGTCCGATCATGGGCCATCCTCCGGGGAGCCGCGGGGTCGGGTTGACGGTGCGCATCAGGCCGCGCCGGAATCGACGAGCGGCTGTGCCGCGAGGTCGTCGAGATGGGCGATGCAGTTCAGCAGCCGCACGCGCCACGAGCGGGCCGTCCCGTCCGGGCCGTCCAGGATCGTGACCGCGGTGTTCTCCCAGCGCTCGGGCACCACGTGCCCGTCGGGCAGGACCAGGTGGCGGCCGGCCAGCGAGCGGCAGACCAGTCCGTGGGTGACGACCGCGAGATGCCCGTCGGCGGCCGCGGCGCGGGCGCACATCAGGGCCCAGGCGCGGTCCACCCGCTCGTGGAACACCTCCCACGTCTCGCCGTTGGGCGGCGCGTAGCCCGGCGCGAACATGTCGAGGCCGAGCTCGGCGTAGGGCGCCCCGCGCAGGTCGCCGAAGTTGCGCTCCTGCAGGAGCGCGTGGCGCTCGATCGCCAGGCCGGTGACGCGAGCCAGGTGCTGCGCGGTCTCGACCGCGCGGGCGAGGTCGCTCGAGAGGATGGAGGCGACGCCTTCGCGCTCGAGGCGCTTGGCCAGCCGCTCGGCCTGGGCGATGCCGCGCGGGGACAGCGGGTTGTCGGGCAGCTGGACGGTGCGCGAGGCGTTGCCGAGCGTCTCACCGTGGCGGATCAGGAAGATCATGCGCAGGCAGGCCGCCGGCCGCGCCGGCTCAGATCACGCGGTCGCGCCGCAGCTCGGCGATCGCCGCGGCGTCGTACCCGAGCCCGCCGAGGATCTCCGCGTTGTGCTCGCCCAGTCGCGGCGCGACCCGGCGCACCGCCACCGGGGCGGCCGACATGCGGATGGGCGTGCGGATGTGCGGCACCCGGCCCAGCTCGGCGTCGTCGGCGTGGACGACCATCTCGCGGTGCACCACCTGCGGGTCGGCGAAGAGCTGCTCGTAGCTGTACACCGGCCCGCACGGCACCCCCGCCTCGTCGAGCACCGTGATCCAGTGCGCGGTGGGCGCGGTGGCCAGCACCGCGGTGATCTCCTTCTCCAGCGCGAAGCGGTGCTTGCGCCGCTCGACCGCCTTGGCGAAGCGCGGGTCCTCGAGCCACTCCGGATGGCCGAGAGCGCGGGCGCAGCGCTCCCAGATGGACTGGCCGGCCGCGCCGATCATCATGTAGCCGTCCTGGGTCTCGAAGCGCTGGTAGGGCGCGTTCTGCCGGTGGCGCGAGCCCATGCGCACCGGCTCGACGCGGTCGGCGAGCCAGCCCGCGCTGGTCCACGACGAGAAGCCGACCGCGGTCTCCAGCAGCGAGCACTCGATCTTCTGGCCCCGTCCGGTCCGCTCGCGCTCGTAGAGCGCGGCCAGCACGCCCTGGGCGCCCCACATGCCGGTGCCCAGATCGCAGATCGGCAGGCCCACCGAGGTGGGCGGCCCGTCGGGCTCGCCGGTGACGTGCATGATGCCCCCCATGCCCTGGGCGATGAGATCGAAGCCGCCCTTCTCGCGATAGGGCCCGTCGGAGCCGAAGCCGGAGAGTTGCGCGTAGATGAGCCGCGGATTGGCGGCGCGGAGCGTCTCCCAGCCGAGCCCGGCGCGGTCCATCACCGTCGGGCGGTAGTTCTCCACGAGCACGTCGGTCCGGGCGATCAGCTGGAGGAAGATCTCGCGGCCGCGCGCGCCCTTGTAGTCGAGGGTGAGGCTCTTCTTGTTGCGGTTGATGTAGCGGAAGTACGGGTTGCGCTCGCTGCCGTCGCCCATGCCGCGCGAGGAGTCGCCCGCGCCCGGGCGCTCCAGCTTGATCACCTCGGCTCCCATGTCGGCCAGGATCATGGTGCAGAAGGGCCCCGCCATGTGCTCGGTCAGGTCGAGCACCTTCACGCCATCGAGCGGCCCCCGCGCGGTCGTCTCAGCCATGCGATCTCCCGTCTCCCGCGATGTCGCGCGCGTGGCCCAGGGCGTGGGCCACCGCGATCATGTAGAACACGCTCGCGAGCGGGCCCTCCACTCCGCCCGCGGAGCGGATGGGGCGCGCGAAGAGCGCCTCGTCCGCCGCCTCCACCGCCGCGATGGTGGCGGCGCGATTCGTCTCGAACTCGTCGAGCAATTCGTCGACGGTCAGGTGCGCGCGCTTGGCGACCTGCCGCTCGTTGTAGGCGTCGTTGCCGCCCTTCATCGGGCGGGTGGGCGGCGCCGCGTCGGCCGGCGCCGGCGGGGTGCGGGCGATGTCGATGAGTCGCGGGTAGCTCCACTCGATCGACGCGATGTGGGCGAGGATCTGGCGTCCCGTCCAGCCGTTTTCGTAGCGGCCCTCCTCGAAGCGCTCGGCGGGCAGCGACCGCACCAGCGCCACGACCTCGTCGCGGCTTCCACGCAGCGCCTCCAGCAGCTCGCGCTTGGAGAGCGCCGGCGGCGAGTCGACGGCCCGATAATCCTCGGCCATGGCCGAGAGATTGGGGCCGCGCGCCGGACCTGTCAAGCGGCGGCCCGCTCGTTGCCGGCCCGGTCGGTGGCTCCGATCGCCACGCCACCCAGTACCAGCACGATTGCGACCACCAGCGAGAGCGAGACCGGCTCGCCGAGCCAGAGGGCGGCGGTGATCACGCTCACCACCGGCGTGGCCAGCAGCGCCAGCGAGGTGGTGACCGCGGGCAGGAGCCGGCTCGCGGTGGCCACCGCCCAGTAGGCCACCGCGGTGCCCACGATGCCGAGATAGAGCAGCAGCGCGACGAACGACGGCCGCCAGTCGATGGCCGGCGCCGGCTGAGTCCAGAGCGCGATCGGAGCCAGCAGCAGCGTCGATAGCAGGGTTTCCCATGGGATCAGGGCGAACGGGGTGGAGCGCCAGCGGTGGGCGCGAATGTGCAGGATGCTCCCGGCCCAGAGCAGCGCCGCGAGCAGGACGGCCAGGTGGCCGAGCACGACCGCGCGATCGCCCCAGTCGAGGGCCAGCGGGTTGAACAACGTCACCAGCCCCGCGAGGCCGACGAGCACGCCGAGGGTGCGCCGAGGCGTGAGCGGCTCGCCCAGTAGCAGAGCGGCGCCCGGGGTGACCCAGAGCGGGGTGGTGTAGGCGAGCACCACCGTGCGACCGGTCGGGACGAGCCCGAGCCCCCAGCTCGCGAGCAGGTTGAAGCCGACCATGTGCAGCAGCGTGATGCTCAGCAGCACCGGCCAGTCCCCGCGCGGCGGCCACGCGATGCGCCCGCGCCACGCGGTCAGCGCGAAGAGCGCGACGGTGGCGATGAGCGAGCGCAGGGTGACGGCCCAGAGCGGCGACAGCGTGGCCAGCACGACCTTGTTCACCGGCCAGGTGAGTCCCCAGGCCAGGATTACGATGATCAGCGCCAGGACGCCCTGGCCGCGCGCGCTCGAGGGCACGGGCGATCAGCGACGGCGCGCGGGCACGAGGAGAGCGGACACGAGCGCGATACTGCCAACCGGGTGCGGCGGCGTCAAGGCGCGCGGCTGGGGCCGGGCCGGAGCTGTCGTGCCCGGCGCAACCCCAGGTGAGCAAGGATGGGGTGGGCGATCGTTACACGAGCGGCAGGCGATCGAACGCGGCGCGGCCGCCGATCACCGTCGCCAGCACCTCGACGCCCGCGATGGCCTCCGGGTCGATCCGGGTAGGATCGGCCGACAGCACTGCGAAGTCGGCCAGCTTCCCAGGCTCCAGCGATCCCAGGTCCGCCTCGCGGAAGGCGGCCCGCGCGGAGTGCAGCGTATAGCAGCGGATGGCCTCCTCGGGGGCGAGCGCCTCCGCCGGGTTGAACGGCCGGCCGCTCGCCGTGCGCTGGGTGACCATGGCGTGGATGCCGAGGAGCGGCGCGCCCTGCACCACCGGGCGATCCGAGCTGCCGGGCGCCAGCACGCCGGCGTCCAGAAAGCTCCGCTGTCGGTAGCACCACGCCGAGCGTGCGGGGCCGAGCGCGTCGAGCATCCCGTCGCCGATCTCGTTGATGAAGCGGCCCTGGGGCACCGGGATGACGCCGAGGCGAGCGAGACGCGACACGTCGTCCGGCCGGCAGACTCCGCAGTGCTCGATGCGATGGCGATGGTCTGCGCGAGGGTGGGCGGCCAGCGCATCCTCGTAGATGTCCAGCACCGTGGTGACGGCGCGATCGCCGATGGCGTGGGTCGCCACTTGCCACCCGGCCCGGTGCGCGCGCGTGATGATCCGGCGCAGTCGCTCCACGTCCATCTGGAAGAAGCCGCGGTTCCCCGCCTCGTCCTCGAAGTCGCAGCACATCGCGGCGGTGCGGCCGATCAGCGAGCCGTCGGAGAAGATCTTCATCGCCCCGATGCGGAGCCAGTCGTCGCCCCATCCGGTGCGCATGCCGAGGTCGAGGCCGAAGCCGTCGCCGTCCGCCGCCGCGTGGGGCAGGTCGTGGAGGGCCTCCGCCGCGACCATCAGCGTGGCGCGGACGCCGAGCCGTCGCTGCCGGCGCGCCTCCTGCCACGCGGCCAGCTCGACCGGGCTCCGCGCGACGAGCCCGCCGCCGACCCCCGCCTCCTGGACGCTCGTCAGGCCCTCGCGGAGATAGTGATCGCTGGCCCGGCCGATCGCGTCCACCAGCTCCGCGAGCGGGTAGGGATAGACGAGCGCGCGCACGAGTGCCTGCGCCTGCTCCTGCAGGAGCCCGGTGGCGCGGCCGGCGGCGTCGCGCTCGACCACGCCGCCCTCGGGCACGGGGACGCGGTCGATACCGATGGCGTCGAGCACTCTTCCGCCGACCACGCACATGTGACCGGAGTTGTGCCGGAGCCACACGCGATGATCGGGCGCGACCGCGTCCAGCTCCGCCGCCGTCGGGTGACGGCGCTCGGCGAGCTTGTTCTGATCGTAGCCGCTGCCGATGACCCACGCGCCCGGCGGCTCGGTCGCCGCACGCGCCTTCACGAGACGCAGGATGTCCTCCACACTGCCCGCCGGCGGCGACCCCAGCGGGATGTCGGCCAGCCCCATCCCGAAGCTCGGCATGTGATTGTGCGCGTCGTGAAAGCCGGGCACGACCGTGCGGCCCTGCAGGCTCACGACGCGCGCCGCGGTCAGGTGCCGCCGCAGCTCATCGCCCTCGCCCACCGCGACGATGCGGCCGCCGTGCACGGCCAGCGCGGTGGCGCGCGGCCGCGCCGGGTCCATGGTCAGCAGGGTGCCGCCCTCGAAGATCAGATCGACCTGCATGGCCCGACATGATACCGGCCAAACGCGCTACGAGACAGCGGCAGGGACGGGGTCCTCGCCGGTGGTAAGATCCCGCCACCACCCGTTACCGGAAAGGACGGAGCCATGGTGACAGTGCTGACGGAGTCGGGCGAGCATGCGATGCCCACCACGGATGGCAGCGGCGACGCGCTCTGGTCGCCCGCGCCCGAGGCGGCAGCGACGACCGGCTGGGAGGCCAAGCCGGAGGGTCTCTGCCGGGGCGAGGTCTGCGTGCCGCTGCCGGCCGGCCGCGAGCGCGAGCTCGTCGACGGCGGGCGCATCAACCTGGCCGCGCTGTGGCGCCACCTCGGCCGGCCCGTGTTGCACAGCGCCCACGGCGACGTGTGGGTGCTGGGCGAGAGCGCGCAGCAGCGCGCGGCCGCGCTGGCCTCGCTGGAGGCGCCCGACTTCACGCTGCCCGACGTCAACGGGCGCATGCACCGGCTCTCGGACTATCGCGGCAAGAAAGTGCTGCTGGTCACCTGGGCCTCGTGGTGAGGGTGCCGCCGCGACCTGCCCGTGTGGCAGGAGCTGTACGAGGAGCTGGCTCCGCGCGGGTTCGTGGTCCTCTCGGTGGCGATGGACAGCCGCGAGGGCGACCCGTTGCCGTGGATCGAGGCGGGCAAGCCGACGTATCCGGTCCTGATCGACCGTGAGCACCGGCTGGCCGAGCTGTACGGCATCGTCAACGTGCCGCAGGCCGTATGGATCGACGAGGCCGGGCGCATCGTGCGGCCGGCGGAAGCGGCCGGGGCGTACGAGGGCTTCCGGAAGATGAATCGGTCGACTCGAGAGATGCCGGAGGAGGCGGCGCGGCTCACCACGCAGGCGAAGTCGACCTACCTCGACGCGATCCGCGACTGGGTCCGGTCGGGAGCCCGCAGCGAGCACGCGTTCGACGCCGACGGGGCCCGCGCGCATCTGCCCGCGATCACCACGGACATCGCGACGGCGCAGGCCATGTTCCGGCTGGGCCAGGCCCTGCTGCGGCGGGGCGAGCAGACGGAGGCACAGCGGTGGCTCCAGGAGGCGAGCCGGCTGCATCCCGACTCCTGGTGCATCTGGCGTCAGAGCGCCGGGGTCAACGACCTGGGGCTGGCCGCGCTGCCCGATTTCTGGCAGCGGGTGGACGCACTCGGGGCCAATCGCTACTACCTCCCGGTGGACATGAAGGGCATGCCGTAGTGCCAGTTCCGAGATTCGGGCTCAACCGCTTCGACTCGCGCTCGGTCGATCTCTTCGCGGCGGACGTGCGCCGGGCCGAGCAGCTCGGCTGGGACGCAGCGCTGCAGCCCGACTCGCAGCTCCGTCGGCGCGACACCTACGTGCTGCTGGCCGCGGCGGCGCGAGTCACCGAGCGGATCACGCTGGGGCCGTTGCTGGCCAATCCGGTCAATCGTCACCCGACGGTCACCGCCTCGTCGATCGCCACCATCGACGAGCTGGCGCCCGGGCGCGTGCTGCTCGGCTGGGGCGTGGGCGACACTGCGGTGCGCCTGGCCGGGCTGCGGCCCGCGCGCGTCAAGGAGCTGGAGGAATCCACGCGCCTCATGCGCGCGCTGCTCGACGGCGAGGCGGTCGAGGTGGGCGCGGCCCGGCCGGCGCGCCTGCCGCATCACCGGCCGGTGCCGATCTGGATCGCGGCGGGCGGTCCGAAGACGCTGCGGATGGCGGGCGCGGTGGCCGACGGGGTATTCATCCGGGTCGGCACGCATGCGGCCAACATCGCGACCGCAGTGGACGCGATCCGCGGCGGCGCGGTCGAGGCCGGGCGCGATCCGGCGGGGGTGCGCCTCGGGGCGATCTTCCACACCGTGCTGGTCGACGATGCCGACCGCGCACTCACCATGGCGCGGTCGATGGCCGCGGGCTACTACGAGTACTCGCCCGCGCTCTTCACCCCGCCGGGGATTCAGTGGACGGGCCCGGACCCGGAGCGGCTCAAGCACGACCGCGGCGTGTGGCCGGACTTCCATCACGCGGCAGATCTGGAGGCGAGCGGCCGCGTGGTGGATTTCCTGCCGGAGCGCGCGGCCGATGCCTTCAGCCTGCGCGGTGGCCCGGCCGAGGTGGCCGGGCGCCTGATCGAGGCGCTGCGGGCGGCGCCCGCCGTCTTCGACCACGTGGTGTTGCACCCGATCCCGGATCCGCGCTGGCCCGCGGGCCCCGAAGCCGACTACACCGCCCGCATGGCGCGTGAGGTGCTGCCTCGGGCCCGGGCGTCCCTCGCAGCGGGATAGCTTCGAGCATGAAGCCCGAAGGGGCGGTCACTGGAGCGTGACCTTCCCCTTCGGGCGGCCGGTCTAGCAGCGTCCCTGCTTGGCAAGCCCGGGCGGGCACCCGCGCCCGGGATGATCCATCTTCTTCGCGTGGCCGGGAGGAATCTTGTAATACGCAATCGGAACGGCAAGAACCGGCTGGGGTACCCGAGCCGGCACGACTGCCATCCACGGGCCTCCGTGCTTCGTGGCGACGAACCATCCGCCATGATGGAAGCTGTAGTAGCGTCCGCCGTAGGCGAAGAAGTTCATGTTGACGCCGGGCGCATAGAACACCGGCGACCCGGGCACGACCACGAGCTGCGGCGGGATCGCGACGATCGGAGGCGTCACGACGACGGGGGGCGCGACCACGACAGGGGGCGCTGGCGTCGTCACGATCACCTGGGGGGGCGGGGGCACGCTGATGTTGACGCCGATCTTCACTCCG encodes:
- a CDS encoding LLM class flavin-dependent oxidoreductase, translating into MPVPRFGLNRFDSRSVDLFAADVRRAEQLGWDAALQPDSQLRRRDTYVLLAAAARVTERITLGPLLANPVNRHPTVTASSIATIDELAPGRVLLGWGVGDTAVRLAGLRPARVKELEESTRLMRALLDGEAVEVGAARPARLPHHRPVPIWIAAGGPKTLRMAGAVADGVFIRVGTHAANIATAVDAIRGGAVEAGRDPAGVRLGAIFHTVLVDDADRALTMARSMAAGYYEYSPALFTPPGIQWTGPDPERLKHDRGVWPDFHHAADLEASGRVVDFLPERAADAFSLRGGPAEVAGRLIEALRAAPAVFDHVVLHPIPDPRWPAGPEADYTARMAREVLPRARASLAAG